In one Paenibacillus sp. JQZ6Y-1 genomic region, the following are encoded:
- a CDS encoding ABC transporter ATP-binding protein: MTEITLRGVSKSYDGVQALNPVDMIIPAGKFTTLLGPSGCGKTTLLRLIAGLETPDGGEILVDGQPVFSAAGKVNLPPHRRQFGMVFQEFALWPHLTVYENVAFSLKASGQKRNIREKVQHALEQVRLTGMEQRHPHQLSGGQQQRVAFARAIVMQPGLILFDEPLSALDALLRDDMRNELMNLVRELGMTALYVTHDQTEAMYMSDEIMVMQSGRVLQHGTAEHIYQKPQHPFVARFIGRSNWLEPEQTLFRPEHGRWAPTGDSHEQVYTVMVQRVSYMGDRYEIEVDAGEGRIWTAYHQERMMVGELAQLHIAEQHIHRIQDTADASSAISSMKDVRLSSKQHIS, encoded by the coding sequence ATGACTGAAATTACATTGCGCGGCGTCAGTAAAAGCTATGACGGCGTGCAGGCGTTGAATCCGGTGGATATGATCATCCCCGCTGGGAAATTTACTACATTGCTGGGGCCATCGGGCTGCGGCAAAACAACACTGCTACGATTGATCGCGGGACTGGAAACGCCAGATGGAGGTGAGATTCTGGTGGATGGACAGCCGGTATTCTCAGCTGCTGGTAAAGTGAATCTACCTCCTCATCGCCGTCAATTTGGTATGGTGTTTCAGGAATTTGCACTGTGGCCGCATCTGACGGTGTATGAAAATGTCGCCTTCAGTCTGAAAGCAAGCGGGCAAAAACGCAATATCCGCGAAAAGGTACAGCATGCACTGGAGCAGGTACGATTGACTGGTATGGAGCAGCGGCATCCGCATCAGCTGTCTGGCGGTCAGCAGCAGCGGGTCGCTTTTGCAAGGGCAATTGTGATGCAGCCGGGATTGATCTTATTTGATGAGCCGCTTAGTGCGCTGGATGCGTTGCTGCGTGACGATATGCGCAATGAGCTAATGAATCTGGTGCGAGAGCTGGGAATGACGGCGCTGTATGTGACGCATGACCAGACGGAGGCAATGTACATGTCGGACGAGATCATGGTGATGCAGTCAGGTCGTGTGCTGCAACATGGAACAGCGGAGCACATTTACCAAAAACCGCAGCATCCTTTTGTAGCGCGATTCATCGGTCGTTCCAACTGGCTAGAGCCGGAGCAAACGCTATTTCGCCCTGAGCATGGACGCTGGGCGCCGACAGGCGATAGTCATGAACAGGTCTATACGGTGATGGTGCAACGGGTCAGCTATATGGGTGACCGTTATGAGATTGAGGTAGATGCCGGTGAAGGAAGAATATGGACGGCGTATCATCAGGAGCGGATGATGGTCGGTGAATTGGCGCAGCTGCATATTGCAGAACAGCATATTCATCGGATACAGGATACGGCGGATGCTTCGTCCGCAATCTCGTCCATGAAAGACGTGCGCTTGTCTAGTAAGCAGCATATTTCCTAA
- a CDS encoding ABC transporter substrate-binding protein — MNWNTMWKTTSMLAITTMLGTALAGCGNTANTTTNAAGGAASSSNNTLVVYSAGPEGLAKKIEAGFEAKTGIQVEMFQGTTGKILSRMEAEKSKPVVDVVVLASLPSMQSMSKDGLTLPYPEAANHDKLVKDWSDADGNYFGYSASALGIVYNTKQVQTPPKSWQELATSQWKDKVNIPDPSLSGSALDFITGYLSANGDSGWSLFEQYKQNGVAMAGANQEALDPVITGAKDVVAAGVDYMAYKAKADGEPVDIVYPSEGTVISPRPAAIIKTTQHEQQAKQFIDYLLSDEAQKMVADAYLLPGRTDVKAENRANLSEIPTYPVKWDWMDEHDAEVTTRFTELYK, encoded by the coding sequence ATGAACTGGAATACCATGTGGAAAACAACAAGTATGCTCGCCATCACAACGATGCTCGGAACTGCATTGGCAGGCTGTGGTAATACGGCCAATACAACTACCAATGCGGCAGGTGGAGCAGCCAGCAGCAGTAACAATACGCTCGTCGTGTATAGTGCTGGACCAGAAGGGTTAGCGAAAAAGATCGAAGCAGGCTTTGAAGCGAAAACAGGCATTCAGGTTGAAATGTTCCAAGGCACAACCGGTAAAATTCTATCTCGCATGGAAGCGGAAAAATCCAAGCCTGTCGTCGACGTCGTTGTTCTCGCGTCCTTGCCTTCGATGCAGTCTATGAGCAAAGACGGGCTGACGCTGCCGTATCCAGAAGCCGCCAATCATGACAAGCTGGTCAAAGACTGGTCGGATGCGGACGGTAATTACTTCGGCTATAGCGCTTCTGCGCTCGGCATCGTTTACAACACCAAGCAGGTACAAACACCGCCCAAATCGTGGCAAGAGCTAGCAACTTCGCAATGGAAAGATAAAGTGAACATTCCTGATCCATCCCTGTCCGGTTCGGCGCTAGACTTCATTACTGGTTATCTGAGCGCTAACGGCGACAGCGGCTGGTCGCTGTTTGAGCAATACAAGCAAAATGGCGTCGCGATGGCTGGTGCCAATCAGGAAGCGCTTGATCCGGTCATTACAGGTGCCAAGGATGTAGTAGCGGCAGGCGTCGATTATATGGCATACAAAGCCAAAGCAGACGGCGAACCAGTCGATATTGTGTATCCGTCTGAAGGAACCGTCATCAGCCCGCGTCCAGCGGCGATTATCAAGACGACGCAGCATGAGCAGCAGGCGAAACAGTTTATTGATTACCTGCTGTCGGATGAAGCGCAGAAGATGGTTGCCGATGCATATCTGCTACCGGGACGTACCGATGTGAAGGCGGAGAATCGCGCCAATCTGTCCGAGATTCCGACGTATCCAGTGAAATGGGATTGGATGGACGAGCATGATGCTGAGGTGACGACACGTTTTACAGAGTTGTATAAATAA
- a CDS encoding ABC transporter permease — MTHTSGYWFQRWSTVAAFVLLSVLIVCPLLLIFRTAVDQDGQLDWLAPWRIITSSSLGTVMFNSLWLGVLVIVLTTLLALPLAWIMARSALGRMRWLDVVLLIPFMTPPYIGSMGWMLFMQKNGYMEQLLPNSGAWTPAFFSLGGMVLIMSLHLFPFLYLILRNTLLQISGSTEEAAAIHGGSPGYRFRRIILPLLVSSYVMGALLIFVKTIAEFGTPATFGRRIGYYVMTSEIHTYISSWPIDFGKATALASLLLSACLVMWYIQSLLSSRYSYRLTGGKGSRRSGYRLSGWKGIISWMYIIMLLVLSIGIPYFSVITASLLKLRGVGIAAGNWTLSHYAELLQPGSDSLQALVNSFTLSLAASTIAVVIGTFLALKVDRSRRISQKWIDLFSLMPNTVPGIVIVVGLILFWNSSWMPIPLYNTYGMVVLTYVILFLPYTVQYVKANYGQIDSILLQAGAMSGGRPMYVFRRILLPLLVPGIIAGWMMTFTISNRELVASLLILPPSMQTSATYIFAQFEQGAVSMGMAMAVVSVGITTILLLILNALPVAGGKQP; from the coding sequence ATGACACATACTTCAGGGTATTGGTTTCAACGATGGAGTACGGTGGCAGCCTTTGTGCTGCTATCCGTGCTGATTGTTTGTCCGTTGCTGCTTATTTTCCGTACGGCAGTGGATCAGGATGGACAGTTGGATTGGCTGGCACCGTGGCGGATCATTACGAGCAGCAGTCTGGGCACGGTGATGTTCAACTCGCTATGGCTAGGTGTGCTGGTTATTGTATTAACGACGTTGTTGGCATTGCCGTTAGCATGGATTATGGCGCGCTCTGCACTGGGACGGATGCGCTGGCTGGATGTGGTGCTGCTGATTCCATTTATGACACCGCCGTATATCGGCTCAATGGGCTGGATGCTGTTTATGCAGAAAAATGGCTATATGGAGCAGCTGTTGCCGAATTCGGGTGCATGGACGCCTGCCTTTTTCAGTCTGGGTGGAATGGTGCTGATTATGAGTCTGCATCTGTTTCCCTTTTTATATTTGATTCTGCGTAATACGCTGCTACAAATTAGCGGTAGTACAGAGGAAGCGGCTGCCATTCATGGTGGTTCACCGGGGTATCGGTTTCGCCGGATTATTTTGCCGCTGCTGGTATCCAGCTATGTGATGGGGGCACTGTTGATCTTTGTCAAAACGATTGCTGAGTTCGGTACGCCTGCTACATTCGGACGACGGATTGGGTATTATGTGATGACCTCCGAAATTCATACCTACATATCTAGCTGGCCCATTGATTTTGGCAAAGCAACGGCGCTGGCATCGCTGCTGCTGAGTGCATGTCTGGTCATGTGGTATATCCAGAGCCTGCTCAGCAGTCGGTATTCGTATCGGTTGACCGGAGGCAAAGGCAGTCGCCGCAGCGGTTATCGTCTGAGCGGCTGGAAAGGTATAATAAGCTGGATGTATATTATCATGCTGCTCGTGCTGTCGATTGGGATTCCATATTTCTCGGTAATCACTGCCTCGCTACTAAAGCTACGCGGTGTCGGCATCGCAGCAGGCAACTGGACATTGTCGCATTATGCAGAGCTGCTACAGCCGGGTTCGGATAGCTTGCAGGCGCTGGTCAACAGCTTTACGCTATCGCTGGCAGCGTCTACGATTGCAGTGGTGATCGGTACATTCCTTGCACTCAAGGTGGATCGTAGCCGCCGTATCTCACAAAAGTGGATCGATCTGTTCAGCCTGATGCCGAATACGGTTCCCGGCATTGTGATTGTGGTCGGTTTGATTCTATTTTGGAACTCATCATGGATGCCGATTCCGCTGTACAATACATACGGGATGGTCGTGCTGACGTATGTGATTTTGTTTTTACCGTATACAGTGCAGTATGTCAAAGCGAATTATGGACAGATTGATTCGATTCTGCTGCAAGCCGGAGCGATGTCCGGTGGTCGTCCGATGTATGTATTCCGTCGTATCCTGCTGCCACTACTCGTACCGGGTATTATCGCTGGGTGGATGATGACATTTACTATTTCCAATCGTGAGCTGGTCGCGTCTTTGCTTATTCTCCCGCCGTCGATGCAGACGTCCGCCACGTATATTTTTGCCCAATTTGAACAGGGAGCGGTGTCGATGGGGATGGCAATGGCTGTTGTGTCGGTTGGCATCACGACGATCCTGCTCTTAATCTTGAATGCACTGCCTGTCGCTGGTGGCAAACAGCCTTGA
- a CDS encoding MBL fold metallo-hydrolase gives MQLTILGGAGEHGRSSYLLTAGQEHILLDYGVKKEDGGHYPLVDNMEQMIAGLQTVFLSHAHEDHCIALPILYRHGYTGDVWTTRATVQQLPSYFQAWKQYTDQRHVQRPYDDEDEQAIRYRYIEDTMEPGQWGELMPGMQVCWGRSGHLPGSIWLTIGWKGKYIFFSGDYTAESQLLRADRPMCVPYPSPVAISSVSTLAIQSKPAIQSKDSYLMPDLDLAIMDAAYGDDPERQSEKLHLLKSHIDATLNQGGSVLLPVPLYGRGQELMLWVYEQYPHVALLVEATLLQGLKQLQYNYDWLHDGAVQRVQQMLHSRHLMLMYDEPSADMLYAEYSDQGKIIFTPDGMLQSPIARQHYERLCRDGRNKVIFTGHLAKGSYGQKLLNEAHLGSSNVQMERIGYKVHQGLPDVEQMLHDLHAPPTVLVHAPQHLTDRLALYLRQQGFEQVHSLSPADQLEF, from the coding sequence ATGCAGCTAACGATACTGGGCGGTGCGGGAGAACACGGTCGATCCAGCTATCTGCTCACTGCGGGGCAGGAGCATATCTTACTCGATTACGGTGTGAAAAAAGAAGACGGCGGACATTATCCGCTAGTGGATAATATGGAGCAAATGATCGCTGGATTACAGACGGTATTTCTATCACATGCTCATGAGGATCACTGTATCGCATTGCCGATTCTGTATCGACATGGGTATACCGGCGACGTATGGACGACGCGCGCGACGGTGCAGCAGTTGCCGTCTTATTTTCAAGCATGGAAACAGTATACCGATCAGCGACATGTGCAGCGACCATATGACGACGAGGATGAGCAAGCGATTCGGTATCGTTATATAGAGGATACGATGGAGCCCGGACAGTGGGGAGAATTGATGCCGGGAATGCAGGTGTGCTGGGGGCGTTCTGGTCATTTGCCCGGTTCGATCTGGCTGACGATTGGGTGGAAGGGGAAATATATATTCTTTTCCGGCGATTATACAGCAGAGTCACAGCTACTCCGTGCAGATCGCCCGATGTGTGTACCATATCCATCCCCTGTAGCGATCAGCTCTGTATCTACGTTAGCCATACAGTCCAAGCCGGCGATACAGTCTAAGGATAGTTATCTGATGCCTGATCTAGATTTGGCGATTATGGATGCGGCGTATGGCGATGATCCCGAGCGTCAGAGTGAGAAGCTGCATCTTTTGAAATCCCATATCGATGCAACGCTGAATCAAGGCGGTTCGGTATTGTTGCCTGTTCCTCTCTATGGTCGTGGACAAGAGCTGATGCTGTGGGTATATGAGCAATATCCACATGTAGCATTGCTGGTGGAAGCAACGCTACTACAAGGATTGAAGCAGCTACAATATAATTATGACTGGCTACATGATGGAGCGGTACAGCGTGTGCAGCAGATGCTACATAGTCGGCATCTTATGCTCATGTACGATGAACCATCCGCAGATATGTTGTATGCAGAGTATAGCGATCAGGGCAAAATCATTTTCACCCCAGATGGCATGCTGCAATCACCTATCGCGCGTCAGCATTATGAGCGGCTGTGTAGAGATGGACGGAACAAGGTTATTTTTACCGGGCATCTGGCAAAAGGATCATATGGGCAAAAGCTGCTAAACGAGGCGCATTTAGGTTCAAGTAATGTCCAGATGGAGCGAATCGGCTACAAGGTGCATCAGGGGTTGCCAGATGTGGAGCAAATGCTGCATGATCTACATGCTCCGCCGACTGTACTGGTTCATGCGCCGCAGCACCTAACGGATCGGCTGGCATTATATTTGCGACAACAGGGATTTGAGCAGGTGCATTCGCTATCGCCAGCGGATCAGTTGGAGTTTTAG
- a CDS encoding DMT family transporter: MENVNYRFQSATETKQRHVKSGFWLVFIGAALWGVDPLFRIILLESFTSTQIVLLEHLVAFLAAAPILWINRHELRGLKWQHVGALLFLSWGGSAIATVLFTMGLSHGDLNAVLLLQKLQPLFAIILARLLLKETLPRGFGWLFILALGGTYLLTFGFAIPIGHFNDFAQVGSLLALGAAALWGGSTVMGRLMVGKMKYETVTSLRFILAIPLLLVLTLNENAAWSLPAGAIPVLLVIVNLVGQALLPGLLSLLMYYKGLSTTKASVATLAELSFPMVGVLINWIVYHQVVTWSQLLGFILIWGVLFAISKQQQPTQAKDPVPATS, from the coding sequence ATGGAAAATGTCAACTATCGGTTTCAATCGGCTACTGAAACGAAGCAGCGTCATGTCAAAAGCGGCTTCTGGCTCGTCTTTATCGGGGCAGCACTATGGGGTGTCGATCCGCTGTTCCGCATTATTTTGCTGGAGTCATTCACATCTACTCAGATCGTTCTGTTGGAGCATCTGGTAGCATTCCTCGCCGCCGCTCCGATTTTGTGGATTAACCGTCACGAGCTGCGCGGTCTAAAATGGCAGCATGTCGGCGCTCTGCTGTTCCTGTCATGGGGTGGCTCGGCGATTGCCACTGTCCTGTTCACAATGGGCTTATCGCATGGTGATCTGAACGCCGTCTTATTATTGCAAAAGCTGCAACCATTATTCGCTATCATTCTGGCGCGTCTACTGCTCAAAGAAACATTGCCACGCGGCTTCGGCTGGCTATTCATTCTGGCACTGGGCGGTACGTACCTGCTGACATTTGGCTTTGCCATTCCAATCGGTCATTTCAATGATTTTGCACAAGTTGGTTCCCTGCTCGCACTCGGCGCTGCTGCATTATGGGGCGGCTCTACTGTGATGGGTCGTCTCATGGTCGGCAAAATGAAATACGAAACCGTCACATCGCTGCGCTTCATCTTAGCAATTCCATTGCTGCTGGTCCTGACCCTGAACGAAAATGCAGCTTGGAGCCTGCCCGCAGGTGCGATTCCCGTCCTGCTCGTGATTGTAAACTTGGTCGGTCAAGCCCTATTACCGGGACTGCTCAGCCTGCTCATGTATTACAAAGGTCTGTCTACAACCAAAGCATCCGTAGCAACTTTGGCAGAACTCAGCTTCCCAATGGTCGGCGTCCTCATCAACTGGATCGTCTACCACCAAGTCGTCACATGGTCCCAACTGCTAGGCTTCATCCTAATCTGGGGCGTCCTATTCGCCATCTCCAAACAACAACAACCAACCCAAGCCAAAGACCCCGTTCCCGCAACATCATAA
- a CDS encoding family 43 glycosylhydrolase, with protein MLLCGFLLIGSMGLPQLNSDAHAASVTNQFYPVIVQDGADPWMYRHTDGFYYFTKTTGNNVTIWKSPTITGVDAGQKREIPVTGQGVWAPEIHYLNGAWYIYYAQDDGDNANHRMYVLQNTSADPMQGNWINRGQLTDSTNRWAIDGTVFQVGSQLYTIWSGWEGSDNVSQRLYIAKLSNPWTISSQRVEISHPQYAWETNHQPTVNEGPQVVIRGNTINLLYSASGSWTNDYSLGLITANTTADLLNTASWSKRNQPVFSSGNGIFGPGHASFTTSPDGKESWIIYHSAKYDGAGWNREVRAQPFQWLADGTPSFGKPVAPNQPIALPSGEPQRTRYEGESATFGGGAYASASPTGSGGSKAGHIDLADSYAQYTITVPTSGTYLLSARTANGTSGLDWSTLRLSVDGGAATDFFITNKGWENWGLSTQLLQLSAGNHTVRFSKGNGYGEIDFFDVSRF; from the coding sequence ATGTTGCTGTGCGGATTTCTGTTAATAGGCAGTATGGGTTTGCCACAGTTGAATAGCGATGCCCATGCAGCAAGCGTGACGAATCAGTTTTACCCCGTTATTGTACAGGATGGCGCGGACCCGTGGATGTACCGGCATACCGATGGGTTTTATTATTTTACCAAAACGACGGGCAATAACGTGACCATCTGGAAATCGCCAACCATCACTGGCGTCGATGCTGGACAAAAACGCGAAATTCCAGTTACAGGTCAGGGCGTCTGGGCACCGGAAATTCATTATCTAAATGGAGCATGGTACATCTACTACGCACAGGATGATGGCGACAATGCCAATCACCGTATGTATGTGCTGCAAAACACATCTGCCGATCCGATGCAGGGCAACTGGATCAACCGGGGACAGCTAACCGATTCCACCAATCGCTGGGCAATCGACGGCACTGTCTTTCAAGTGGGTAGTCAGCTGTACACAATCTGGTCCGGCTGGGAGGGCAGTGACAATGTTAGCCAACGACTGTATATCGCCAAGCTGAGCAATCCGTGGACAATCAGCTCCCAGCGTGTAGAAATCAGTCATCCGCAATACGCATGGGAAACGAATCATCAGCCGACCGTCAACGAGGGTCCACAAGTGGTTATTCGCGGCAATACGATCAATCTGCTCTACTCCGCTAGCGGCAGTTGGACCAATGACTATTCACTCGGTCTGATCACTGCCAACACTACCGCCGATCTGCTCAATACCGCTTCGTGGAGCAAACGCAATCAGCCGGTCTTCTCTTCTGGCAATGGAATCTTTGGTCCGGGTCATGCTTCATTTACGACTTCGCCAGATGGCAAGGAAAGCTGGATCATTTACCATTCTGCTAAATATGACGGAGCGGGCTGGAATCGCGAAGTACGGGCGCAGCCTTTTCAATGGCTAGCCGATGGAACGCCATCCTTTGGCAAGCCGGTCGCCCCTAATCAACCGATCGCTTTACCGAGCGGCGAACCACAGCGCACACGGTATGAAGGCGAAAGTGCTACCTTTGGCGGCGGTGCGTATGCTTCAGCCAGCCCTACTGGCTCTGGCGGCTCCAAAGCTGGACATATTGACCTTGCGGACAGCTACGCACAGTACACGATTACAGTACCAACCAGTGGCACATATCTGCTCTCTGCACGCACAGCTAACGGTACAAGTGGGCTGGACTGGTCAACCCTGCGTTTGTCCGTGGATGGCGGTGCGGCAACGGACTTCTTCATTACGAATAAAGGTTGGGAAAACTGGGGATTATCCACGCAGCTGTTACAGTTGAGTGCGGGGAATCATACCGTTCGGTTTAGCAAAGGGAATGGATATGGGGAAATTGATTTTTTTGATGTGAGTCGATTTTAA
- a CDS encoding extracellular solute-binding protein has protein sequence MESPKMNTQEHSVNDLHRDHPKIKWIRAAVVLLLLALIAGGISLLQSVRRDAVPIGGDVQQPAIGDAAEPIQITFWTPFSGGDISFMNELVRQYNEQNTDHIIVNMKNNKLDDYYTKLSTSIVTEEAPDVAILHASMYAQYINAGFISNIDGWMAAQQVDWSTFNQGVLSKTMKNGRHYGLPLDTHFSVLYYNKKWLAEAGLYRDGKVLLQPGEQGFMDFLQTLQRHVPKDVAPLAVPNVRIDSLWLWWSLYAQMKDGGKLYTADGHAAGVNMPAARRSLELVASMYDRRLIPPDINNATSQFANGHAALLFLGVWSVGSLEEVKGLDFGVMPFPQIYDHPGSWGDGHTLAFPAHATADPRKQEAAVKFADWLTSHGAGWGKAGHVPAVKSQAQSDAYLSLPYRREYVQGAEEVEFFPEHRRQSEVSDALVNELEKIWYGRQTVDQMLNRLEPLINQIVRE, from the coding sequence ATGGAATCGCCGAAAATGAATACACAGGAACACAGTGTCAACGATCTGCATCGGGATCATCCTAAAATCAAATGGATTCGCGCCGCGGTTGTACTCCTGCTGCTAGCGCTGATTGCTGGTGGGATTAGTCTCCTGCAATCGGTGCGCCGAGATGCTGTGCCGATTGGCGGGGATGTACAGCAGCCAGCGATCGGTGATGCGGCGGAGCCAATACAGATCACCTTTTGGACGCCGTTTAGCGGCGGAGATATTTCGTTTATGAATGAGCTGGTTCGTCAATATAACGAGCAGAATACCGATCATATTATCGTCAATATGAAAAACAACAAGCTAGACGATTATTATACGAAGCTGTCCACCTCGATTGTAACGGAGGAAGCACCGGATGTGGCGATCCTACACGCGTCGATGTATGCGCAGTATATCAATGCAGGTTTTATTAGCAACATCGACGGATGGATGGCAGCACAGCAGGTGGATTGGTCTACTTTTAACCAAGGTGTGCTATCCAAAACGATGAAAAACGGTCGTCATTATGGATTGCCGCTGGATACGCATTTTAGCGTGTTATATTACAACAAAAAATGGCTTGCAGAAGCCGGATTGTACCGGGATGGTAAGGTGCTGCTGCAACCGGGCGAACAGGGCTTTATGGATTTTCTGCAAACGCTACAGCGTCATGTGCCGAAGGATGTCGCGCCACTCGCCGTACCGAATGTACGCATTGATTCGCTCTGGTTATGGTGGTCGCTATACGCCCAGATGAAGGACGGGGGCAAGCTGTATACGGCGGACGGACATGCTGCCGGTGTCAATATGCCAGCGGCGCGGCGCTCATTGGAGTTGGTTGCTTCCATGTATGATCGTCGTCTGATTCCACCGGATATTAACAATGCGACCAGTCAATTTGCCAATGGGCATGCGGCGCTGCTGTTTCTCGGTGTGTGGTCGGTCGGTTCGTTGGAGGAAGTGAAAGGGTTGGATTTTGGAGTGATGCCCTTTCCGCAAATTTATGATCATCCGGGTTCGTGGGGAGACGGGCATACGCTCGCTTTTCCTGCACATGCGACGGCTGATCCGCGCAAGCAGGAGGCGGCAGTGAAGTTCGCTGACTGGCTCACGTCGCATGGAGCAGGTTGGGGTAAGGCAGGGCATGTACCTGCGGTCAAGTCACAAGCGCAGTCGGATGCGTATCTATCGCTGCCTTATCGGCGTGAATATGTACAGGGTGCGGAGGAAGTGGAATTTTTCCCAGAGCATCGCCGACAGAGTGAGGTTAGTGATGCACTGGTGAACGAACTGGAAAAGATCTGGTACGGCAGACAGACGGTGGATCAGATGCTGAATCGGCTGGAGCCGCTGATCAACCAGATCGTGAGGGAATAG
- a CDS encoding cache domain-containing sensor histidine kinase, giving the protein MMKLWITGVVARWKNMRLVHRLILMNTALISIPLIISSWISSVGYSNSMQDNVGRYQADVVREFSANLDAFTNEMVLLSVMPYQSPDLLDYLEKGAANGGTGDRYADRQLLESFVRRILVNGRVDVIGVSLLADHAASYVELPDSPGRFGEATDVDRVLPQGAEISGKGYFAAPHELVSDNGSSYEVFSMIRQLRSLDNGSVLGTLVIDVPADSLVQRIRKLESSRSSSFALLDQNGGFVYRSGSFALSHDTVSAYRGEGTFTLDNHGSPVLLTYQTSPITGWTVLQAVPLSVLLHDANQINRQILLLGGVGLLLSVLLSIIHSMRITRPLSRLQQTMKLVERGQFNVSLPVQQLDEIGHVSRAFNMMVSRLGRLTSRLVETEIREKNARIASLQSQINPHFLYNTLGSISMHAELADHREIVHMTGHLSALLRYSIGGDQTEVTVKQELEHVCGYLAIQHIRYDERLSYSIQAEDALLDCPIIRLTLQPLVENAIVHGLERGRGEVQIAITVQPDPQGVCIAVCDNGPGMEPEQMEAQLQRMNEGQLPEGPGGHGLVNVHRRIVLKYGSAYGIRLRHRESGGLEVRVLLPEAASSDNTASVGALSDGTTFVSTKASSTSCVTSASS; this is encoded by the coding sequence ATGATGAAATTATGGATAACAGGTGTTGTAGCACGCTGGAAAAATATGCGGCTGGTGCATCGGCTCATTTTGATGAATACGGCGCTCATCTCAATTCCGCTTATCATTTCGTCATGGATTAGTAGTGTTGGCTATTCCAATTCGATGCAGGATAATGTGGGACGGTATCAGGCAGATGTGGTGCGTGAATTTAGCGCTAATCTGGATGCGTTCACAAATGAGATGGTGCTGCTATCGGTGATGCCGTATCAATCGCCGGACTTGCTGGATTATTTGGAAAAGGGAGCTGCCAATGGTGGTACTGGGGATCGCTATGCAGATCGGCAACTGCTGGAAAGCTTCGTGCGTCGTATCCTCGTAAATGGTCGAGTCGATGTGATTGGCGTCTCGCTGCTGGCAGATCATGCGGCATCGTATGTGGAGCTGCCGGACAGCCCGGGACGTTTTGGTGAAGCAACGGATGTAGATCGGGTGCTGCCGCAAGGAGCCGAGATTTCGGGTAAAGGGTATTTTGCCGCTCCGCATGAATTGGTATCGGACAATGGCTCGTCGTACGAGGTGTTTTCGATGATTCGGCAGCTACGCAGTCTGGACAATGGCAGTGTGCTAGGGACGTTGGTCATCGACGTACCTGCTGATTCACTTGTACAGCGTATTCGTAAGCTGGAAAGCTCGCGCTCGTCATCTTTTGCCTTGCTTGATCAGAATGGCGGATTTGTATATCGCAGCGGCTCCTTTGCTCTATCGCATGATACGGTGTCCGCCTATCGCGGAGAAGGAACCTTTACATTGGACAATCACGGCAGCCCGGTGCTGCTGACGTATCAGACGTCACCGATTACGGGCTGGACGGTGTTGCAGGCAGTGCCATTGTCGGTCTTGCTGCATGATGCGAATCAGATCAATCGGCAGATTCTATTGCTGGGTGGGGTTGGTCTGTTGTTGTCGGTGCTGCTGTCGATCATCCATTCCATGCGGATTACCCGCCCATTAAGTCGATTACAGCAAACGATGAAGCTGGTAGAGCGCGGGCAATTCAATGTATCGCTGCCTGTACAGCAGCTGGATGAGATTGGGCATGTGAGCCGAGCGTTCAATATGATGGTATCGCGGCTTGGTCGCTTAACCTCAAGACTGGTGGAAACGGAAATTCGGGAAAAGAATGCTCGTATTGCTTCTCTACAAAGTCAGATCAATCCGCATTTTCTGTACAATACGCTTGGTTCCATCAGTATGCACGCCGAGTTGGCGGATCATCGGGAAATTGTTCATATGACTGGTCATTTGAGTGCGCTGCTGCGATATAGTATCGGCGGCGATCAGACCGAGGTGACGGTGAAGCAGGAGCTGGAGCATGTGTGTGGTTATTTAGCGATTCAGCATATCCGATATGACGAGCGACTGAGTTATAGCATCCAAGCGGAGGATGCGTTGCTGGATTGTCCCATTATTCGGCTGACGCTACAGCCGCTAGTAGAGAATGCGATTGTACATGGCTTAGAGCGCGGGCGAGGTGAGGTACAGATAGCTATTACCGTGCAGCCTGATCCACAGGGCGTATGTATTGCCGTTTGTGATAATGGACCGGGAATGGAGCCGGAGCAAATGGAAGCCCAATTGCAGCGTATGAATGAAGGGCAGCTGCCAGAGGGACCGGGGGGTCATGGGCTGGTCAATGTACATCGGCGTATTGTGCTAAAGTATGGCTCTGCCTACGGTATTCGACTTCGTCATCGGGAAAGTGGGGGACTGGAGGTGCGGGTGCTTTTACCAGAAGCTGCATCGTCTGACAACACAGCATCAGTCGGAGCGTTATCGGATGGTACCACATTCGTATCAACCAAAGCATCATCTACGTCATGTGTTACGTCGGCATCCTCTTAG